A stretch of the Papaver somniferum cultivar HN1 chromosome 6, ASM357369v1, whole genome shotgun sequence genome encodes the following:
- the LOC113288413 gene encoding zinc finger CCCH domain-containing protein 1-like, translating into MEDSETSSNVPERSSEPSSTNTVKEPSKEPVCSFFRKPSKNKNIRKRKNDDEEEDNGEEGSSVIQKPKLAPKADNKLHFSTGTSTKHVAETNQDPDESRRFHFESSKVIQVQHDSRATATLETETDFSNDARAIRERVLKRAEEALKKNKDKKPSDEKLYKGIHGYTDFKAGFRREHTVAGEKAGGAHGPLRASAHIRTSARWDYQPDICKDYKETGYCGFGDSCKFMHDRGDYKSGWQMEREWEEAEKIRKRNLALKADDDDEDENEKANASDDDEDALPFACFICRQAFVDPVVTKCKHYFCEHCALKHHSKNKKCFVCNTPTLGMFNTAHEIKRKMAAEGK; encoded by the exons ATGGAGGATTCTGAAACTTCTTCTAATGTACCTGAACGATCTAGTGAACCATCATCCACTAATACTGTGAAAGAACCATCTAAAGAACCAG TGTGTAGTTTCTTTCGTAAGCCATcgaagaacaaaaatataagaaagcgaaagaatgatgatgaagaggaggacAATGGAGAAGAAGGTTCTTCAGTGATTCAGAAACCCAAATTGGCTCCAAAGGCTGATAAtaagttacatttttcaactgGGACATCGACAAAACATGTGGCTGAAACAAATCAAGACCCTGATGAGTCTAGGAGATTTCATTTTGAGTCGTCGAAAGTAATTCAGGTTCAACACGATAGCAGGGCTACAGCGACATTAGAAACTGAAACTGATTTTTCTAATGATGCAAGGGCGATACGTGAGCGAGTACTTAAGCGAGCAGAAGAGGcattgaagaagaataaggatAAGAAGCCTAGCGATGAGAAGCTTTATAAAGGTATACATGGGTATACAGATTTTAAAGCCGGGTTTAGAAGAGAACATACAGTTGCTGGTGAGAAAGCTGGTGGTGCACATGGACCACTTAGGGCTTCTGCTCATATTCGTACATCTGCGAGGTGGGATTATCAACCGGATATTTGTAAGGATTATAAGGAGACTGGTTATTGTGGGTTTGGAGATTCTTGCAAGTTTATGCATGATAGAGGAGATTACAAGTCTGGATGGCAGATGGAGAGGGAATGGGAGGAAGCTGAGAAGATTCGAAAGAGGAATTTGGCTTTAAAAGCAGATGATGATGACGAGGATGAGAATGAAAAAGCAAATGcgagtgatgatgatgaagatgcacTTCCTTTTGCGTGTTTCATTTGTCGACAGGCTTTCGTGGATCCCGTGGTTACCAAATGCAAGCACTATTTCTGTGAGCATTGTGCTCTTAAG CATCATTCAAAAAACAAGAAGTGCTTTGTGTGCAACACTCCAACTCTTGGCATGTTCAACACAGCTCATGAGATCAAAAGGAAGATGGCTGCTGAGGGAAAATGA
- the LOC113288414 gene encoding protein BUD31 homolog 2-like, with amino-acid sequence MAKIKTNRVRYPNGWELIEPTLRELEAKMRDAENDPHDGKRKCEALWPIFNIAHQKSRYIYDLFYRRKEISKELYEFCLDQGYADRNLIAKWKKSGYERLCCLQCIQPRDHNFGTTCVCRVPKHLRDEKVIECVHCGCNGCASGD; translated from the exons ATGGCCAAGATAAAGACCAACCGTGTCAGATATCCAAATGGCTGGGAGCTGATTGAGCCCACTCTACGTGAATTGGAAGCAAAGATGAGAGACG CTGAAAATGACCCACATGATGGAAAGAGAAAGTGTGAAGCATTATGGCCCATTTTTAATATCGCACATCAGAAGAGTAGATATATCTATGATCTTTTCTACAGAAGGAAGGAAATTTCCAAGGAGCTGTATGAGTTCTGTTTGGACCAAGGGTACGCTGATCGCAACCTAATTGCCAAGTGGAAGAAG TCGGGATATGAACGCCTATGCTGCCTGCAATGCATTCAGCCACGGGACCACAACTTCGGCACCACTTGCGTATGTAGAGTTCCCAAGCACCTGAGGGATGAAAAGGTCATTGAATGTGTACATTGCGGATGCAATGGTTGTGCCAGTGGTGACTGA